A single genomic interval of Amycolatopsis albispora harbors:
- a CDS encoding ABC transporter ATP-binding protein yields MVSIDVRNAYVDFPIFDAKTRSLKKKVIGKVGGKIGTGSRIPIIEALRDVTISLKEGDRVGLVGHNGAGKSTLLRLLSGIYEPTRGSARVVGKVAPVFDLGVGMDPEISGLENIMIRGLFLGMTRKEMEKRVDDITEFTELGDFLQMPLRTYSTGMRVRLALGIVTSIDPEILILDEGIGAVDAAFMAKARDRLKDLVRRSGLLVFANHSDEFLAEFCDSAIWMDEGEVKQQGSLREVLTAYKGRDPFQNLSPEALERIGQAPVLSGNGGE; encoded by the coding sequence ATGGTCAGCATTGATGTTCGCAACGCCTACGTCGACTTCCCGATCTTCGACGCGAAAACGCGTTCGCTGAAGAAGAAGGTCATCGGGAAGGTCGGCGGCAAGATCGGCACCGGCAGCCGGATCCCGATCATCGAGGCGCTTCGCGACGTGACGATCTCGCTGAAGGAAGGCGACCGCGTCGGCCTGGTCGGGCACAACGGCGCGGGCAAGTCGACCCTGCTGCGGTTGCTGTCCGGCATCTACGAGCCCACGCGCGGCTCGGCGCGGGTGGTCGGCAAGGTGGCGCCGGTGTTCGACCTCGGCGTCGGCATGGACCCGGAGATCTCCGGCCTGGAGAACATCATGATCCGGGGCCTGTTCCTCGGCATGACCCGCAAGGAGATGGAGAAGCGGGTCGACGACATCACCGAGTTCACCGAGCTCGGCGACTTCCTCCAGATGCCGCTGCGCACCTACTCCACCGGCATGCGGGTGCGCCTGGCGCTGGGCATCGTCACCTCGATCGACCCGGAGATCCTGATCCTGGACGAGGGCATCGGCGCGGTGGACGCGGCGTTCATGGCCAAGGCGCGCGACCGGCTCAAGGACCTGGTGCGCCGGTCCGGGCTGCTGGTCTTCGCCAACCACTCCGACGAGTTCCTCGCCGAGTTCTGCGATTCGGCGATCTGGATGGACGAGGGTGAGGTCAAGCAGCAGGGCTCGCTGCGGGAGGTGCTCACCGCCTACAAGGGCCGGGACCCCTTCCAGAACCTGAGCCCCGAGGCGCTGGAACGGATCGGGCAGGCCCCGGTCCTGAGCGGGAACGGCGGCGAGTAG